A DNA window from Argiope bruennichi chromosome X2, qqArgBrue1.1, whole genome shotgun sequence contains the following coding sequences:
- the LOC129960947 gene encoding myosin light chain 1-like yields the protein MADLKPAEVEKAREHFEIYDFEGEGKIDARDLGDLLRSLDCKPTLATVEKNGGTKKKGEKKFTFEEFLPIYSQIRKEKEVGTLEDFMEGLKVYDKAENGTMLAAELAHVLLSLGERLNDAECEDILRSCGGTEDDDGFIKYEPFAKTVMAGPFPEEVK from the exons AGGCCCGAGAACATTTCGAAATCTATGATTTCGAAGGAGAAGGTAAGATCGATGCAAGGGATCTCGGAGATCTTCTAAGATCTTTGGACTGTAAGCCTACCCTTGCAACTGTAGAAAAGAATGGAGGAACCAAAAAGAAAG GTGAAAAAAAGTTCACCTTTGAAGAATTTTTACCAATCTACAGTCAAATTAGGAAAGAAAAAGAAGTCGGCACATTAGAAGACTTTATGGAAGGTTTGAAGGTATATGATAAAGCTGAAAATGGAACTATGCTGGCAGCAGAATTAGCCCACGTTTTACTTTCCCTAG gTGAACGTTTAAATGATGCTGAATGTGAGGACATCTTGAGATCATGCGGTGGAACAGAAGATGATGATGGATTCATTAAATATGAAC CTTTTGCAAAGACTGTTATGGCAGGACCTTTCCCTGAAGAAGTAAAGTAA